The genome window GATGGATCCATATGTGACAAGAGTGGTTGGTTTTTTGACGTGACTTCAGGTTTGGGAAGAATCATCGCCGGCGATGGAAGGGCGAATGTGAACTCCAAATTGCGAGAATCCAGGCTGAGAAAAAAGGGCCGATGAAGAAACGTAGACCGGACTTTCTGGTATCCATACTGCTGATTGCAGCGTCTGTCTCTCTTGTGGGACAGGCCAAGCGCGATCCGAGGATGGTCGCACTCGGGGGTGCTTACACGACGATCGCCGACGGCGTCTATGCGGTGGGCGTCAATCCCGCGAATCTTGCTTACCAGCACGATAAACCTTTCATGTGGCAAATGGGCACATTGAATATTGGAATAGTAAACAGTTTCTTTTCACTGGAGAACTGGACGGGGTTGAGCGGCGCGAATCTTGAACGAAACCGACAGGAGAAGAAGCTGGAGATCTTCAATCAGGTGAGAGACGGGCTGAGGTTCACAGTCGACACCCATCTGGCGTTGCCCGCGTTGAACTACTCATCGGGAAACATGGCCTTCACGAGTGACCTGATAGTTGTGGGAGACATGGCCTTTCCCGAGGACCTTTTTCACTTGATCCTCGAAGGAAACGAGGTTGACAAGCCTTTTGACATGGCGCTAAAATTTGAGTCCATTGGCCTGATGGAATTTGGCTTCTCGTTTGCTGTGCCATACGAGAAATTCTCCTGGGGTGTAACGCTAAAATATCTTCTTGGGGGATTCTACCTCGGAATTGATCCTGATTCCAGCTACTCTAATCTCGTTACTGACACGACGGCGTTCTACGGTGGTGGGCGCTATTTTATTCGCCAGGGTATCGGGGGCAGCGGATTTGGACTCGACATTGGGTTTTCAACGGGTGAGTATAACGGGTGGAAGGCGGGATGTTCTCTGATCAATGCCCTGGGGACCATCCACTGGAATCGAGGGTCCTTTATCAAAGATATGCTGGGGGTGAATGACTCAACCGGACTTGTCACCTGGGGCGGCGAGGAGGTACCTGAAAGGTCCGCCATGATTTATGAATTCACGATCGACAGCCTCAACGCCATAAACATGACAGAGCTGGATATGGATTCGATATTTGTCTCGAGCAAGAGCGTGGTAAGGGATACGATTGCAGGAGGCAAGCCAAGACCGTTCACTGTCCGGTATCCCGCTTTTTTCAGGCTGGGCGTTTCAAGACAGGTTGACCCGGACCTGCTCGTGGTTTCTGATCTTGTGGCTGGTTTTCAGGATCGGCTCTACGTCCAGAGACGGTGGAAATGGTCCTTCGGAGTGCAATTCACACGGTTTCGGAGTTTTCCACTGCGGCTGGGTTACAGTTGGGGGGGGAAATACTTGAAAGAACTCGGATTCGGATTTGGGCTACACAAAGGGCCTCTCATTTTCGATTTTGCTCTGGCATTCCGCAACGGTATCTGGATTCACAGTATGAAAGGGATCACGCTCTCCATGGGATTATCCCTGACAAGCTTTAGAAGCCGAAAGGAATAATGCGAAAAGCACCCGATTCTGAATTATTTTCTGGCTGATAGAAGCAGGAGTATCCCTCCGAAGGAGAAAACCAGATTTCCAAGCCACGCCGCTAAGACCGGTTCCAGAATTCCTTTGTAGCCGAGTGTCTGTCCAAATCGTATGAAAGCAGTGTAGCCCAATATGACAAAAAGACTCATCCCTGCTCCGAACGCAAGACCGCTTTTCCTCCGTGTTGCCACGAGGGGAAATGAAAAGAGGACCACGATAAGGTTGGTGAAAGCGAAGGAGATTTTTGCCTGGAGATTCACCTCCCAGCGCGTGGTGTCGATTCCGCTATCAGCCAGTTCCTCAATAAATATTTTGAGTTGGCTGTAGTTCTTTTCTTCCGGTGAAATGGCCTCACGAGAGATATCCATAGGCCCGAAGTTTACCGACAGCAATGTATCCCCCCGGGAGAAGTGAACCTTGGACTCAAAACCGTCCGGGTGGAACTCTCTCACCGCGAACGTGTGAGCTGTCCAGGCCTTTTTTTCCTCGTCCCACGCCATCCAGTTGGCATCGATCCTCTTCACGAGTTGGCCGTCCTGAAGAAACTGCAAGGCGACCCCTGTTGCTTTGTTCTGTTTTGCCTCGTACCGGTCGATGGCAATGTGGAAACTTTCCGATTTCTGGAGGAAGATATTCCGTTTGCGCGCGCGGTAAGGTTTCTTGGAGGAGCGTATGACATGTTCCTGTTCAATAAGATGACGTTTTTTGTTTCCTTTGGCCACTACCTGATCATCGAAAAAAAATGAGGCAATGCTGATGATGATCGCGCTTGCAATGAGTGGCGTCGCGATTCGATACAGGGAGATACCGGAGGCTTTCATGGCCGTTAACTCGTTTCGCCTGGCGAGAAGTCCCGTTGCAGAGACAGTGGAGATCAACACGGCCATGGGAAGGCCAATCTTTACGAACCACGGACAGGAATAGAGATAATACATTCCAATAACTCTCACCGGAGCATCTGCATCGATGAACCTGTCCAGATTCTCAACGAGGTCCATAATAACAAAGAGTACGAGAAATGTGATGAGCGACATGATCAAAATCCAGGAAAACTGGCGAATGATGTACAGGTCGATATTCTTCATATCTTTGTCAAATTACACCGGGACTCTCGAATTATGCAGCCAAAAATTGCTTTTCTCGGTGGCATGTTTCCCCTAGTTTGTCGCTTCTGATGAGCAGGCGAAACAAAGCAGTTTTTCTCTTCACACTTCTTTTCCTTCTCGTTGGGTGGGAAGTCCTGATACCTGGAAGAGTTCAGCTTTCCGAGCCAGGTCCCAGCATTACCTCTCTTCTTCCGCCGCTGATTGCCATCACCATGGCTCTCATCACTCGAGAGGTGATCCTATCTCTCTTCAGCGGTGTCTGGATTGGTGCGACCATCCTGGCAGGCTATCGTCCCTTTCAGGGACTGGCCACTGCTCTGGACACGTACCTGGTGGAATCACTTGCCGATATGAGTCACTCCGCGATCATCCTTTTCAGTCTCGGTTTCGGCGGTATTATTGGCGTCATAGGGGCCAACGGAGGAATGAAGGGAATCGTGCAAAAGGCATCCCAGTACGCCCGTACCGCCCGAAGCAGCCAGATAGCCACCATGTTGATGGGGATACTCATCTTTTTCGACGACTATGCAAACACCCTGTTGGTGGGAAACATGATGCGACCTTTTACGGATAGACTGAAGGTATCGCGTGAGAAATTGGCATATCTGGTGGATTCCACAGCTGCGCCAGTTGCCAGTCTGGCCCTGATAAGCACCTGGTCCGTATTCCAGATGTCCCTTCTGGAGGAGCCTTATCGCGAATTTGGAATTACGGGGAGTCCCTATATCACTTTTCTTCAATCCATACCCTATTCATTCTACTGTATTCTGACTTTGATATTCATGTTTCTTCTACTCTGGTCCCGCAGGGACTACGGTCAAATGTTCCAAGCCGAGCGACGGGCCCGGGTTGAGGGGAAAGTGCTGGCAGATGATGCCAGACCGCTGGCCAACACGGAGCTGTTCGACAGTGAAGATCTCAAGGTGAAAGAGAGCCATTGGTCCGATGCCATGATTCCCATCGCTACCGTCATTGCGGTAACTTTGCTCGGGTTGTACATCACGGGGAAAAGAGGTCTGGCACCCGAGGATGAACTGAATCTGAGAAACATTATTGGTGCCTCGAATTCGTATGCCAGCCTTATGTGGGGGTCATTCACCGCAGGATTCACTGCCATCGTTGTGTCAGTCGCAAGGGGAGTGCTGTCACTGAGAGAATCGATTGAATCGTGGCTCACTGGAGTCCGTTCCATGGTTCTTGCCTGCATCGTTCTGGTTCTCGCATGGAGTCTGGGAAAGATTTGTGGTGATGTTCATACTGCCGATTACATTGTGAATATGACCGGGACATTTCTTTCTCCATTTCTTCTTCCCGCCGTGACATTCATCACAGCAGCCCTCATCAGCTTTTCCACGGGGACTTCCTGGGGTACCATGTCCATTCTCGTTCCGATTATCGTTCCCATGCAGCTCAGAATGGTGGGGGGCGATCCCAATATGATCATTGGACAGCCCTTGTTTCTTGCAACATTTGCCTCAGTCCTGTCCGGCGCCGTATTCGGAGATCACTGTTCCCCCATATCCGATACCACTATTCTCTCTTCCACGGCCTCCGGGTCTGATCATATCGATCACGTGAAGACGCAACTCCCGTACGCCATCACGACAGCAGTTATCAGTGTCCTCGCTGGTTATCTGTTGGTGGGACTGGGTGTGCCCTGGATTGTCATGGCAGTGACGGGAGTCGGAGCCGTCGTGGGGGCTGTCTGGCTTCTGGGGAAACGTCAAGAGGCGGAGGATTAAGCCCTTTTGATGAGATGCAATCGCTTCAAGCGACTGGGGCTGGACGACAGAATCTTGATCCGGAATGTATCGAAGTCCAGCATTTCTCCAGTCCGGGGAATTCGCCCCATTCTCGATAGAATGAATCCTCCCACCGTTTCGTAATCCCCCAGTGGGATCCCGAATCCGAATCTTCTTCTCAGTTCGTCCACTTCAACCAGGCTGTCTACAATCAGGCTTCCATCGGGCACCCGCGTAATTTTCCGTCCCTCTGCATCGAAGACGTCCTCAAATTCCCCAAACAGTTCTTCCACCAGATCCTCGACTGTCACCAGTCCTGCAGTCCTTCCACCCAATTCCACTACGATGGCGATACTTGACTTCTGCCGTTTGAGCTCTTGCAGGGCTCCGTTGGCCGGCATCGATTCGGAAATATACACGGGTGTTTTGAGAATTGAGGCCAGTGACTCCGGGCGGGCGAAAAGATCGTGCAGGAAGACGATTCCCACGATATGGTCCAAGTCCCGCTCGTACACAGGAAGTTTTGAGAGACCTGTATCGGACATCGCCTGAATGGCTCCATCAACGGAGTAATCTGTGGTGATGGCAACCACATCCGGTCGAGCTGTCATCGCTAACTGAACGGGCCGCAACCCGAATTCAAAGATCCTTGATATGACTTCTTTCTCCCCCTCTTCATATTCCTCTCGCGTCCCTAACTCCGTGAAAAGGATCTTCAAGTCTTCCCGGTTGAAAAGGCTCACGGCAGGGTCACTTCCGGTAGGACTCAGCAAACGCGAGTAGCTCTTCACTAGCCTTACGAGAGGTGACAGAAAGAATTCCGTGAGATGGAGCAGAGGCGTTATCCTTACGGCAAGTTTGTTGGCCTGTTCTCCGAAAACCATCTTGGGGATGATTTCACCAAAAACGAGGATGATGAAGGCGATTATGAAGACGGCCCATGACCGGGGGATGCCAAAATGTAGAAGCGAGATTGTGGCATAGGACGACGTGAGAACGTTCGCGAAGTTCGTTCCAACAAGGACAGTTGTAAGAAACCTCTCAGGTTCTTGCAAGTATTTGAACGTTCTTGGAGCCGTCCTCCACCCTTGCTTCTCCCACACCTTCATCTGAAGAGGATTTGCCCGAACGAAGGCAATTTCACTCCCGGAGAAAAATGCCGAAAGGACAAGTCCTGCAAGAGCGAGGAACGTTTCTGTCACGGCTTACACCGGCTGGAAGTTGGATGTCTGGACAAATCTATGCAAGAGAATCATTTTGAGTAAATGAAAACTCCCCGGGTGGGGCTACGATTGCCCCGTCCTGAATCTGCTTCTCATCCTTCCCGTCGTCTTCTTAACTTCGAGCAGGTCCTGTTGGCCTTTCGCAAGGAAGAATGAAAAATCGCCTCAAGAGGGAGACTCTTTCCACTGAGCAACAGAATGTTCGCTCCATGGACATCGATGCAAAGAGCATCCTCGAGATTCTGAAGATTATCAATGAAGAGGACAAAGCCGTTGCTTTCGCGGTGGAGAAAGTAGTGCCAGACATTGAAAAGGTGGTCAGTTTTGCAGTGGAAGCCATAAAGGAAGGGAGACATATCTTCTATATCGGAGCCGGTACGAGCGGACGACTGGGTGTGCTCGATGCAGCTGAATGTCCCCCCACATTCTCCGCCCCTCGGGACATGTTCCAGGGGGTGATTGCGGGAGGGGACGAGGCGTTGAGGAGGTCCGTAGAAGGAGCTGAAGATAAGCCTCGGGAGGCCGTTCGGGATCTTGAACGATCGGGGCTCAACTCGGGAGATGTCCTCATAGGCATCGCGAGCAGCAGCACTACACCGTACGTTTTGAGAGCACTGGAATACGGGGCATCCACCGGGTGCAGGACGGCCTTCATCATATGCAATCCTTCACCTCTTCTCCCCGTGAAGGTGGATGTGCTGATTCCCATCGATGTGGGACAGGAGGTGATTACGGGTTCCACTCGCATGAAATCGGCCACGGCGACAAAGCTGGTGCTCAATATGATTTCTACGGCCACGATGGTCAGATTGGGAAAAGTGTACGGTAATCTGATGGTGGATTTGACCGCGGTGAATGAAAAGCTCGTGGATCGCGGCACCCGCATCATCTCACAACTTACATCACTTTCCTACGAGAGGTCAAAAACAGTCCTTGAAAATGCAAACAGGGAAGTCAAGACAGCAATTGTAATGCACGTGCGACAGTGCGGCTACGAGAGGGCAACTGAACTTCTGGAAGAAAGCGAGGGCTTTCTCAGGCCATTCCTCGAGTCGGAGTCAGCGGGATCCGATTCCTAGGAAGTGTCGGCGGAAGAGTGCCTGTGAAAATCGAGACGGTTCAGAAGCTGAACAAGAAACGACCTCTCAGGATGGCGGGTCTCATGTCCGGTACCTCCATGGACGGACTGGATATTTGCGTGGCCGATGTTGGTTTCCAGGGAGATTCTGCCGAGTTCGTCATAAAGGCCGCCGGATCGTTTCCCTTCCCTGGTTCATTGAGAAAAGCCATCCGTCAGTCATTAACGGGATCCGCGGAACAGGTGTGTAGGACTCATTATGATCTCGGCCGATTCTATGAAGAAAAGACCGTTCTGTTTCTCCGTGACTCTTCCCTGGGTGAAATAGACGCGGTTGGTATGCATGGGCAGACGGTTTATCACATTAGCGGTGAAGCCACGCTTCAGGTGGGTGAACCCTCATTCCTTGCTGAGCAACTCGGAATCCCTGTTGTCTCGGACTTCAGAGCTCGGGATATTTCGGTGGGCGGAACCGGAGCCCCTCTCATTCCCATTATCGATAAGTGGATCTTTCAGAAAGATCACGAGAGGGTGGTCTGTCTGAATCTTGGCGGTATTGCCAACCTCAGTGTAGTTCCGCCAAGGATAGCTGGCGAGTTGGTAGGGGGGTTTGACACGGGTCCCGGAATGGCTCTACTTGATGAGGCGATCTACGAGCTTTCTGGAAAGCGGGCCGATGATGACGGGAAGCTGGCCTCAAAGGGGATCCCCGACGAGGAGTCGCTGAAGAGGTGGATGGAAGATCAGTTTGTTAACCGGATTCCCCCGAAATCCACCGGCCGGGATTATTTTGGCTCCGAGTGGTTGCACGGGCGGATCAAGAACATGAGGGAGTGGAGGCTCGAACATCTGCTGGCCACATTATCTCTTTTTACGGCTCGATCGGTGGCTGTAAATTGCCAGAGATTTGTCGACCTGAGTGGAGCCAGGACACTGATTGTAAGCGGCGGCGGCGTTCATCACTCCGCCGTCATGAAGATGCTGTCGCAGGAACTTCCCACCCTGAACGTAATCTCGTCTCAGGCCTTCGGTGTGGATCCCGATGTGAAGGAAGCACTGGGGATGGCAATCCTGGGAGCGGCCTATTTCAAGGAAATTCCCGGAAACATTCCCTCCGTAACGGGTGCGGGCCGGGAAGTTGTTCTGGGCAAGCTTACCTTGTGAGAGGAATTCATGTCCGTTAATCCTTACGTTTTTCGAGAGTACGACATCCGGGGAAGGGTCGCTGAAGATTTCCCGGACGAACTCGTCAGAGATCTGGGTCGAGCTTTCGGGACCTTTGTCAGAAGACGCGGAGGCAGGGAAATCAGTCTCAGCGGTGACGTTCGTCTGTCCACTCCGGGGCTAAAAGAGATGTTCAAGGAGGGCGTTCTCGATACTTCGACCGACGTCCTTGATATCGGTACGGTTCCGACACCCGTGAATTACTACAGCATGTGGAAACTCAATGTCGCCGGGGCTGTGCAGATCACGGGCAGTCACAATCCTCCGGAAATGAACGGCTTCAAAATGTCTTTTGGCAAGGGGGCCGTCTACGGCGCACAGATTCAGGAATTACGCCAGCTCGTCGAAAGCCACGATTTCGAGTCGGGAACCGGAACGGAAATAAGCTATCCCATCCTTGAGGATTATATGGAAATGATTCTGGATAAGATCAACCTGGAGCGAAAGTTGAAGGTGGCAATGGATTGCGGCAATGCTGCTGCGTGTCTCGTGGCACCCAGGCTTTTCCGGGAACTGGGTATCGCTCTGGAGGAATTGTACTGCGATGCAGACGGATCTTTTCCCAATCATCACCCGGATCCCACGATTCCGGAAAATCTGAGTGATCTTACTGATTTGATGAGTGAGGGGAGTTTTGACGTTGGCGTGGCTTATGATGGGGACGCGGATCGAATTGGGGTGGTGGACGAGAACGGAAACATAGTGTGGGCGGACAAAATCATGTGTCTTTTTCTTCCCGAAATTGTCGAACCGGGCGATGAGATTCTTTTTGACGTTAAGTGCTCACAAGCTCTCGAAGAGGAAATCCTCCGGCATAAAGGAAAACCGGTCATATGGAAGACCGGACATTCCCTGATCAAGCAAAAGATGAAAGAGTTGGGGTGTAAATTCGGTGGAGAGATGAGCGGTCATCTGTTCATGGCGGACGACTACTTCGGGTACGACGACGCCGTATATGTTTCGGTCCGGTTGATTCAGACATTATCTCGCCAGGGGAAGAAGCTCTCTGAGCTGATTGGTGAATTACCCCGGTACTATTCCACGCCTGAGATGAGGTTGGAATGTCCGACCGACGAAGAGAAGTTTCGAATCGCCGAGCGAGCATCTGACTTTTTCAAATCGAACTATGACTGTCTCGATATTGACGGTGTGCGAGTCAAGTTCCGTGACGGCTGGGGTCTGGTTCGGGCCTCAAATACTCAGCCGGTCATTGTCTGCAGATTCGAGGCGAACTCACAAGAACGCATGGAAGAAATCAAGTCCTTGGTACTTGGAAAGATTCAGGAGATGGGGGAGATCTCCATACCGGATGAATCCCACTGAATTTCAATCAACGATACGTGACTATCGGTCTCGGATTGACACGGAGCTGAGATCACTCGTCCGAAGCCAGGAACCGGACTATCTTTACGGTCCCGTCCAATATGTGCTCAAGGGACAAGGGAAGCGTCTACGGCCCACCCTTCTATTACTTGTGGCCAGATTGTTTAGAGTGTCCGAGGACGTCGCACTGCCCGCTGCTCTCTCAGTGGAGATTCTTCACAATTTCTCACTGATTCATGACGATATCATGGATCAGGACGATTTACGCCACGGTCTGCCTTCTGTCTTCCGAAAGTGGGATGAATCGACGGCAATCCTCACAGGTGACGTACTTTTTGCAATGGCCTACGGAGAGTTGGCCAAGGTGAAGTCGAATCCTCTCGCATGTGTCCGGGCCTTGAACGTGGCAACGGTGAAACTGTGCGAAGGTCAGGCGCTCGATAAATCTTTCGAATCACGCGAGGACGTGATACTGAAAGAGTATCTCAACATGATACGACTGAAAACAGCCACCCTCCTCTCGCTCTGTTGCCAGTTGGGTGCAATACTCGGAAAAGCGTCACAGGAGAAGGAAAGGGAGATCGGCCT of Candidatus Neomarinimicrobiota bacterium contains these proteins:
- a CDS encoding DUF5723 family protein is translated as MKKRRPDFLVSILLIAASVSLVGQAKRDPRMVALGGAYTTIADGVYAVGVNPANLAYQHDKPFMWQMGTLNIGIVNSFFSLENWTGLSGANLERNRQEKKLEIFNQVRDGLRFTVDTHLALPALNYSSGNMAFTSDLIVVGDMAFPEDLFHLILEGNEVDKPFDMALKFESIGLMEFGFSFAVPYEKFSWGVTLKYLLGGFYLGIDPDSSYSNLVTDTTAFYGGGRYFIRQGIGGSGFGLDIGFSTGEYNGWKAGCSLINALGTIHWNRGSFIKDMLGVNDSTGLVTWGGEEVPERSAMIYEFTIDSLNAINMTELDMDSIFVSSKSVVRDTIAGGKPRPFTVRYPAFFRLGVSRQVDPDLLVVSDLVAGFQDRLYVQRRWKWSFGVQFTRFRSFPLRLGYSWGGKYLKELGFGFGLHKGPLIFDFALAFRNGIWIHSMKGITLSMGLSLTSFRSRKE
- a CDS encoding LptF/LptG family permease, with product MKNIDLYIIRQFSWILIMSLITFLVLFVIMDLVENLDRFIDADAPVRVIGMYYLYSCPWFVKIGLPMAVLISTVSATGLLARRNELTAMKASGISLYRIATPLIASAIIISIASFFFDDQVVAKGNKKRHLIEQEHVIRSSKKPYRARKRNIFLQKSESFHIAIDRYEAKQNKATGVALQFLQDGQLVKRIDANWMAWDEEKKAWTAHTFAVREFHPDGFESKVHFSRGDTLLSVNFGPMDISREAISPEEKNYSQLKIFIEELADSGIDTTRWEVNLQAKISFAFTNLIVVLFSFPLVATRRKSGLAFGAGMSLFVILGYTAFIRFGQTLGYKGILEPVLAAWLGNLVFSFGGILLLLSARK
- a CDS encoding Na+/H+ antiporter NhaC family protein, whose amino-acid sequence is MSRRNKAVFLFTLLFLLVGWEVLIPGRVQLSEPGPSITSLLPPLIAITMALITREVILSLFSGVWIGATILAGYRPFQGLATALDTYLVESLADMSHSAIILFSLGFGGIIGVIGANGGMKGIVQKASQYARTARSSQIATMLMGILIFFDDYANTLLVGNMMRPFTDRLKVSREKLAYLVDSTAAPVASLALISTWSVFQMSLLEEPYREFGITGSPYITFLQSIPYSFYCILTLIFMFLLLWSRRDYGQMFQAERRARVEGKVLADDARPLANTELFDSEDLKVKESHWSDAMIPIATVIAVTLLGLYITGKRGLAPEDELNLRNIIGASNSYASLMWGSFTAGFTAIVVSVARGVLSLRESIESWLTGVRSMVLACIVLVLAWSLGKICGDVHTADYIVNMTGTFLSPFLLPAVTFITAALISFSTGTSWGTMSILVPIIVPMQLRMVGGDPNMIIGQPLFLATFASVLSGAVFGDHCSPISDTTILSSTASGSDHIDHVKTQLPYAITTAVISVLAGYLLVGLGVPWIVMAVTGVGAVVGAVWLLGKRQEAED
- a CDS encoding hemolysin family protein: MTETFLALAGLVLSAFFSGSEIAFVRANPLQMKVWEKQGWRTAPRTFKYLQEPERFLTTVLVGTNFANVLTSSYATISLLHFGIPRSWAVFIIAFIILVFGEIIPKMVFGEQANKLAVRITPLLHLTEFFLSPLVRLVKSYSRLLSPTGSDPAVSLFNREDLKILFTELGTREEYEEGEKEVISRIFEFGLRPVQLAMTARPDVVAITTDYSVDGAIQAMSDTGLSKLPVYERDLDHIVGIVFLHDLFARPESLASILKTPVYISESMPANGALQELKRQKSSIAIVVELGGRTAGLVTVEDLVEELFGEFEDVFDAEGRKITRVPDGSLIVDSLVEVDELRRRFGFGIPLGDYETVGGFILSRMGRIPRTGEMLDFDTFRIKILSSSPSRLKRLHLIKRA
- the murQ gene encoding N-acetylmuramic acid 6-phosphate etherase, encoding MKNRLKRETLSTEQQNVRSMDIDAKSILEILKIINEEDKAVAFAVEKVVPDIEKVVSFAVEAIKEGRHIFYIGAGTSGRLGVLDAAECPPTFSAPRDMFQGVIAGGDEALRRSVEGAEDKPREAVRDLERSGLNSGDVLIGIASSSTTPYVLRALEYGASTGCRTAFIICNPSPLLPVKVDVLIPIDVGQEVITGSTRMKSATATKLVLNMISTATMVRLGKVYGNLMVDLTAVNEKLVDRGTRIISQLTSLSYERSKTVLENANREVKTAIVMHVRQCGYERATELLEESEGFLRPFLESESAGSDS
- a CDS encoding anhydro-N-acetylmuramic acid kinase, which translates into the protein MPVKIETVQKLNKKRPLRMAGLMSGTSMDGLDICVADVGFQGDSAEFVIKAAGSFPFPGSLRKAIRQSLTGSAEQVCRTHYDLGRFYEEKTVLFLRDSSLGEIDAVGMHGQTVYHISGEATLQVGEPSFLAEQLGIPVVSDFRARDISVGGTGAPLIPIIDKWIFQKDHERVVCLNLGGIANLSVVPPRIAGELVGGFDTGPGMALLDEAIYELSGKRADDDGKLASKGIPDEESLKRWMEDQFVNRIPPKSTGRDYFGSEWLHGRIKNMREWRLEHLLATLSLFTARSVAVNCQRFVDLSGARTLIVSGGGVHHSAVMKMLSQELPTLNVISSQAFGVDPDVKEALGMAILGAAYFKEIPGNIPSVTGAGREVVLGKLTL
- a CDS encoding phosphomannomutase/phosphoglucomutase; amino-acid sequence: MSVNPYVFREYDIRGRVAEDFPDELVRDLGRAFGTFVRRRGGREISLSGDVRLSTPGLKEMFKEGVLDTSTDVLDIGTVPTPVNYYSMWKLNVAGAVQITGSHNPPEMNGFKMSFGKGAVYGAQIQELRQLVESHDFESGTGTEISYPILEDYMEMILDKINLERKLKVAMDCGNAAACLVAPRLFRELGIALEELYCDADGSFPNHHPDPTIPENLSDLTDLMSEGSFDVGVAYDGDADRIGVVDENGNIVWADKIMCLFLPEIVEPGDEILFDVKCSQALEEEILRHKGKPVIWKTGHSLIKQKMKELGCKFGGEMSGHLFMADDYFGYDDAVYVSVRLIQTLSRQGKKLSELIGELPRYYSTPEMRLECPTDEEKFRIAERASDFFKSNYDCLDIDGVRVKFRDGWGLVRASNTQPVIVCRFEANSQERMEEIKSLVLGKIQEMGEISIPDESH
- a CDS encoding polyprenyl synthetase family protein; translated protein: MNPTEFQSTIRDYRSRIDTELRSLVRSQEPDYLYGPVQYVLKGQGKRLRPTLLLLVARLFRVSEDVALPAALSVEILHNFSLIHDDIMDQDDLRHGLPSVFRKWDESTAILTGDVLFAMAYGELAKVKSNPLACVRALNVATVKLCEGQALDKSFESREDVILKEYLNMIRLKTATLLSLCCQLGAILGKASQEKEREIGLFGELLGQAFQIQDDVLEIYSDVETMGKSLGSDVATGKKTYLTCRALEKDSDAWNRLMTSLKGENLESEALPAMRVYFEESGVMGEAKNEIRRILSLSRAKLDLFPVEARQNLDHFVNMLMARER